The Streptomyces sp. R28 region GTACTCCTGGGCCAGCAGGGTCTTGCCGATGCCCGCCATGCCGCGGATCTGCACGGCGTGCGCGGCGGCGCGGCCGGTGACGAGCGGTGCGGCGTGGGCGTGCAGGGCGGAGTGCACCTGCCAGAGCTCCAGGAGGCGGCCCAGGAAGTCGGGGCGCGGCTGCGGGGTGCCCAGCAGCCAGTGCCGTACGCCGGGTTCCGCGAGCGTCATCGGGCCGTCGAGGCGGGTCACGTGCGCGCGTACGTCGGCCACGAGGGCGGGGAGGTCGTCGGGCGCGGCGTGTCTGGCGTCACGCAGTTCCACGGGCTGGATGTGGTCCGCCGTCCGCTCCGGGTTGACCACCATGACCCGGCGCCGCGATCGCCCTCCCCAAGTCCCGCCAGATAGGCGGTGGTCAGCTCCCACTGGCAGGCCTCGCGCTCGGGGTAGCCGGTGGAGTAGAACGCCAGCAGTGCCTTGGAACGGCCCAGTTCGCGCCGGATGGTGGCGCTGATGCCGGCGAAGGACTCGACCCCGGTCTCGTCCGTGAACACGTCGAGCCCGCCGTCGCGCAGCGCCCGCGCGAGGGGACGGACCCGCTCCACGTCACCGCGGCTGTAGCTGAGGAAGACGTCCCACACGGCGACTTACCCTACTGTGGGTACCGGGGAGGGCGATCATGGGACACAGGCAGCGCGGCGACGCCGACCGAGCGGTCCGTCGCAGATCACGGCCAAGCTGACGATTCCGTTCGTCGGCGAGATATCCGGCACCTGGGAGCCGGCCGACGCGGAACGCAGCGCGGCCTGGGAGCTGTACCTGGAGCTGGTCACGCGCGTGTCGGTCGAGGAGCTGGACCCCGACGAGGGCTTCCTGCGCGAGGCGCTCTCCTCCCTCTACACCTTCTTCAACACCACTCGCGAGATCCTCCGCCGCTACGGCCCGGACGTCGCCCCGCCCCTCGCCCCGGGGCATGTGAGCTTCGGCGTCCTCGCCGTCACCGTCCTCAACCGCGTGCTGCGTCCGCTCCTCGCGCAGTGGCATCCCCGCCTGACCGCGTACGAGTCCCAGCGGCCGGCGGGGCGCGATCCCGTGGTCCACGAACGCGAGTGGGAGCACGCGGAGAGCCTGCGCCGCGAGATCGCTGCCGTACGGGAGACGCTGGTGTGGCTGGCGCGGACCTTGCAGGAGGTGGCGAACGTCAGCGACCTGATCGACCTTCCGGCGCCCCGGGCTCCCAGGCCCCCGGAAGGGGGCACCCTCCCCCGCCGGTCGGAGGAGCCCCTGACGGTCCGGGCAGTTGAGGTTGAGAACGTCCTCAACCGAGGGCTGATCGGACTGGCGGCCTGAGGCCTCTCTCCCCTCCCCGCCCCGGGATCGGCGCTCGCCGCACGGCGGTCCACCGAAATTCGGATGCGCGCGCGAGTCAGGGCTCGGATGATCGGCGAGTTGCCCGCTCAAGCAGGACGACTCCCGAGCACCCTCAGAAAGCCCCAGGAGCCCCATGATCCAGCGCGTCACCGCCCCCACCCTCTTCCCACCCCCCACCTACTCCCACGCCTCCGTCGTCGAGGCCGGCACAAAGCTCGCCTTCCTCGCCGGATCCGTGCCGCTCGACGCCGACGGGAACCTCGTCGGCGAAGGCGACCCCGTACGGCAGGCCGAGCAGGTGATCGCCAACCTCGAGGAGCAACTGCGCGCGGTCGGCAGCGACTTGGGGCATGTGCTGTCGAGCGACGTGTACGTCGTGAGCAGCGAGACGGCGGTGCTGTCCGCCGTGTGGGAGGTCGTGGAGGCGTCGGAGCTGAGCGCCGGTCCTCACTCGTCGACGCTGCTCGGGGTTGCCTGCCTCGGATACACGGGGCAGCTGGTGGAGATCACGGCCACGGCCGTCGTTCCGCAGGAGGGGACACAGTCATGAGCCGTGTCGCCCTCCGCCGCGCCACCGCGACCGACGCGGGTGCCGCCGCCGACGTGTGGCTGCGGTCCTTCGCCGCCGCCCTGCCGACGGTCGTCCGACCGCACTCCGACGACGACGTGCGGACGTACTTCCGGGAGGTGCTGGTATTGCTGCGGGAGACCTGGGTCGCCGAGGCCGCCGACCGTGTCGTCGGTGTCATGGTGCTCGACGGCGACCAGCTCTCCCAGCTCTATCTCGACCCCGACTGGCGCGGCCTCGGCATCGGCAACCGTTTCGTCGACCTCGCCAAGCGACGCAGGCCGGACGGACTGTCCCTGTGGACCTTCCAGGTCAACCAGCCCGCCCACCGCTTCTACGAGCGGCACGGCTTCGTCGCCGTCGAGCGCACGGACGGCAGCGGGAACGAGGAGCAGGAGCCGGACGTGCGGTACGTCTGGCGTCCCGGCCCTCGGTGATCACTGCCGCGTCCGCCCCCAGTCCCGCCGCTTCGGCAACGGCTTCGCATAGCTCCCGGCCCGGCTCGTCGTCAGCCCCAACGTCACCAGCGACTCGGCGAGTTTGACCGCCGCCCCCACCCCGTCGACCACCGGAACCCCCAGCTTCTCCCCCACGGTCCGCTGCAACCCGGTCATCCCCGCGCACCCCAGCACCAGGACCTCGGCACCCGCGTCCCGCGCCCGTTCGGCAGCCGCCAGGAAGGCGGACTCCGTGCGCTCGCCGTCCTCCAGCTCCAGCACCCCGAGCCCCGTACCGATCACGGCGACGCAGTTGCGGCCCACCCCGGCCGTCTCGAGGCTGTCCTCGATCTGCCCGCACGAGCGCTCCAGCGTGGTCACCACGCCGTACCGCCGCCCGAGCAGGCAGGCCAGATGCGCGGCCGCCTCGGTGATGTCGACGACGGGTACGTCCACCAGCTCCCGGACGCCCTCCCGTCCGTGCTCCCCGAAGCCGGCCATGACGACCGCGTCGTACTCGGGGCCCTGGTACGTCCGC contains the following coding sequences:
- a CDS encoding toll/interleukin-1 receptor domain-containing protein, giving the protein MWDVFLSYSRGDVERVRPLARALRDGGLDVFTDETGVESFAGISATIRRELGRSKALLAFYSTGYPEREACQWELTTAYLAGLGEGDRGAGSWWSTRSGRRTTSSPWNCVTPDTPRPTTSPPSWPTYART
- a CDS encoding RidA family protein — protein: MIQRVTAPTLFPPPTYSHASVVEAGTKLAFLAGSVPLDADGNLVGEGDPVRQAEQVIANLEEQLRAVGSDLGHVLSSDVYVVSSETAVLSAVWEVVEASELSAGPHSSTLLGVACLGYTGQLVEITATAVVPQEGTQS
- a CDS encoding GNAT family N-acetyltransferase, encoding MSRVALRRATATDAGAAADVWLRSFAAALPTVVRPHSDDDVRTYFREVLVLLRETWVAEAADRVVGVMVLDGDQLSQLYLDPDWRGLGIGNRFVDLAKRRRPDGLSLWTFQVNQPAHRFYERHGFVAVERTDGSGNEEQEPDVRYVWRPGPR
- a CDS encoding aspartate/glutamate racemase family protein encodes the protein MRIVVTNCNTTQEMTEEIVRGARAAAGPGTTVLGLTPAWGPESAEGWLDSYLSAAAVMDALRTYQGPEYDAVVMAGFGEHGREGVRELVDVPVVDITEAAAHLACLLGRRYGVVTTLERSCGQIEDSLETAGVGRNCVAVIGTGLGVLELEDGERTESAFLAAAERARDAGAEVLVLGCAGMTGLQRTVGEKLGVPVVDGVGAAVKLAESLVTLGLTTSRAGSYAKPLPKRRDWGRTRQ